In a genomic window of Novosphingobium sp. KA1:
- a CDS encoding glycoside hydrolase family 36 protein gives MQLSPVTRRAALARLMAGATFAAASGPLLSGQVWAAPASTVRLTDGTLTIEFDAAMRSRLLHRDREITPWAAAEALFPLEGAAFDRFVLLDQSESAVSGGRRHVLRATAGGMLEQEIAITFLDRFPGLAIYDVRYRNTGDKPLPLSAWRLAMHDLQNHPDGAWSFAGASYPDRRDWVQKVGPGFEQRNFMGMNGSDYGGGTPVAVAWRRDVGLAVGHLETVPRLIALPVSAQPGGTRIGMTGDAREVLAPGASLALPSAFVMAHEGDHFRPLDAYRQLMADRGLKAPAIPESSYGAIWCAWGYERKFTPEQIYGALPKAKEIGFEWAVIDDGWQVADGDWRVDRSRFPRGDADMKAFADRIKADGMRPRLWLAPLAADPGTPLLRDHADMLLLDRDGAAQNVTWWNAFTLCPAYQPTIDYFRGVVRTIIGEWGFDGLKLDGQHLNGVAPCHNPAHNHARPEESYEKLQDFWKAIYDEVMAINPQAVVEICPCGDSFAFHNIPAMNNTPASDPTSSWQVRSKGKTFKALMGPSAPYSGDHVELTETGNDFASTYGIGAIPSTKFTWPEDTPTPSEPLPPGGFKLTAEKEKLWRKWIDLYRENMLAQGTYLGGLYDIGFDKPEAHAIAKNGELHYAFYAETWDGPISLRGLGSGRYSLTDGFTGQPLGNATAKQNTIPAKFERFLLVRAAPAKGGKA, from the coding sequence ATGCAGTTGAGCCCCGTTACCCGTCGCGCGGCCCTTGCCCGGCTGATGGCCGGTGCCACGTTTGCCGCCGCGAGCGGGCCGTTGCTGTCGGGGCAAGTCTGGGCTGCGCCCGCCTCCACCGTGCGGCTGACCGATGGCACCCTGACCATCGAGTTCGACGCCGCGATGCGTTCCCGGCTGCTGCACCGCGACCGTGAAATTACGCCCTGGGCAGCCGCCGAAGCACTTTTCCCGCTGGAAGGCGCCGCATTCGATCGCTTCGTCCTGCTCGATCAAAGCGAATCCGCCGTTTCCGGCGGGCGCCGCCATGTCCTGCGCGCAACGGCGGGCGGTATGCTGGAGCAGGAGATCGCGATCACCTTCCTCGATCGCTTCCCCGGCCTGGCCATCTATGACGTGCGCTACCGCAACACCGGCGACAAGCCCCTGCCCTTGTCCGCCTGGCGCCTGGCCATGCACGACCTGCAAAACCACCCCGATGGCGCCTGGAGTTTTGCGGGCGCATCCTATCCCGATCGTCGCGACTGGGTGCAGAAAGTCGGCCCCGGCTTCGAACAGCGCAACTTCATGGGCATGAATGGATCCGACTACGGCGGCGGAACGCCGGTTGCCGTAGCCTGGCGCCGCGATGTCGGGCTGGCCGTCGGGCATCTGGAAACAGTGCCACGCCTCATCGCCCTGCCCGTTTCGGCGCAGCCCGGCGGCACGCGCATCGGCATGACCGGTGACGCGCGCGAAGTGCTGGCCCCCGGCGCCTCGCTGGCGCTGCCGAGCGCTTTCGTGATGGCACATGAAGGCGACCATTTCCGCCCGCTCGACGCCTATCGCCAGTTGATGGCCGATCGCGGCCTGAAGGCGCCGGCGATCCCGGAATCAAGCTATGGCGCGATCTGGTGTGCTTGGGGCTATGAGCGCAAGTTCACGCCCGAACAGATCTATGGCGCACTGCCCAAGGCGAAGGAAATCGGCTTCGAATGGGCTGTGATCGATGACGGCTGGCAGGTCGCGGACGGTGACTGGCGGGTAGACCGCAGCCGCTTCCCGCGCGGCGACGCCGACATGAAGGCATTCGCCGATCGCATAAAGGCGGATGGCATGCGTCCGCGCCTCTGGCTGGCGCCGCTGGCGGCCGATCCCGGCACCCCGCTGCTGCGCGACCATGCCGACATGCTGCTGCTGGATCGCGACGGCGCGGCGCAGAATGTTACTTGGTGGAACGCCTTCACGCTGTGCCCCGCTTACCAGCCCACCATCGACTATTTCCGCGGCGTCGTGCGCACGATCATCGGCGAATGGGGTTTCGATGGCCTCAAGCTGGACGGCCAGCACCTCAACGGCGTCGCCCCTTGCCACAACCCGGCACACAACCACGCGCGGCCCGAGGAATCGTACGAGAAGCTGCAGGATTTCTGGAAAGCGATCTACGACGAGGTCATGGCGATCAACCCGCAGGCGGTCGTCGAGATCTGCCCCTGCGGCGACAGCTTTGCCTTCCACAACATCCCGGCGATGAACAACACCCCCGCCTCGGACCCGACATCGTCCTGGCAGGTCCGATCGAAGGGCAAGACGTTCAAGGCGCTGATGGGGCCATCCGCCCCCTATTCGGGCGACCATGTCGAACTGACCGAGACCGGCAACGATTTCGCCTCGACTTATGGCATCGGCGCTATCCCATCGACCAAGTTCACTTGGCCGGAGGATACGCCCACACCGTCCGAGCCGCTGCCGCCCGGCGGGTTCAAGCTCACGGCCGAGAAGGAAAAGCTCTGGCGCAAGTGGATCGATCTCTACCGTGAGAACATGCTGGCCCAGGGCACTTACCTCGGCGGGCTGTACGACATCGGCTTCGACAAGCCGGAAGCCCACGCGATCGCGAAGAATGGCGAGCTGCACTACGCCTTCTATGCCGAAACGTGGGACGGGCCGATAAGCCTGCGCGGGCTTGGGTCGGGACGGTATAGCTTGACCGATGGCTTCACCGGGCAGCCGCTGGGCAATGCCACGGCAAAGCAGAACACGATCCCCGCCAAGTTCGAGCGGTTCCTGCTCGTCCGCGCCGCTCCGGCCAAGGGAGGCAAGGCATGA
- a CDS encoding amidohydrolase family protein, which produces MKWTLLAGIALASEAGVSASAERHYREADFAQVAKFDAHVHANVDDPRFLDLARRDGFELLSINVDYPDFPPLAQQAAIAGSMRKADPKVFHFATTFPMEGFGTPGWTERTNALIDAAVARGALAVKVWKNIGMVARDADGKRVFLDDPRFDGVIAHLEERGIPLIAHQAEPKNCWLPLDQMTTDNDRSYFREHPEYYMYLHPEEPSYEALMAARERFVTRHPTLAFDGAHMASLEWSVDELARFFDAHPKAVVDLAARLSNLQVQSNADVAKVRAFFIKYQDRILYGTDLTDSPPDPAARAQNPPATDDFPGEVDKVWRADWRYLATPLSQRVDAINADAVGLNLPSDVIDKIYWKNARKFFQIKA; this is translated from the coding sequence GTGAAATGGACGCTCCTTGCGGGTATCGCGCTGGCAAGCGAAGCCGGTGTTTCGGCCTCTGCCGAGCGCCACTACCGCGAAGCGGATTTCGCGCAGGTCGCCAAGTTCGATGCGCATGTCCATGCCAACGTCGACGATCCGCGTTTCCTTGATCTGGCGCGGCGCGATGGGTTCGAACTGCTGTCGATCAATGTCGATTACCCCGATTTTCCGCCACTTGCCCAGCAAGCGGCGATTGCCGGGTCGATGCGCAAGGCGGATCCGAAGGTGTTCCATTTCGCCACGACCTTTCCGATGGAGGGGTTCGGAACGCCCGGCTGGACCGAGCGTACCAACGCCCTGATCGATGCGGCCGTGGCACGCGGGGCCTTGGCTGTGAAGGTTTGGAAGAACATCGGCATGGTAGCCCGGGACGCCGATGGCAAGCGGGTATTCCTGGACGATCCGCGCTTCGATGGCGTCATCGCGCATCTCGAAGAGCGCGGAATTCCGCTCATCGCGCATCAGGCCGAGCCCAAGAACTGCTGGCTTCCGCTCGATCAAATGACGACCGACAACGACCGCAGCTACTTCCGCGAGCATCCCGAGTACTACATGTACCTCCATCCGGAGGAGCCGAGCTATGAGGCGCTGATGGCGGCGCGCGAACGGTTCGTGACGCGGCATCCGACGCTGGCGTTCGACGGGGCGCACATGGCCAGTCTGGAGTGGAGCGTCGACGAGCTGGCGCGGTTCTTCGATGCCCATCCCAAGGCCGTGGTGGATCTGGCTGCGCGGTTGTCCAATCTTCAGGTCCAGTCCAACGCGGATGTCGCCAAAGTGCGGGCCTTTTTCATCAAGTATCAGGACCGCATCCTCTACGGCACGGACCTGACCGATAGCCCGCCCGACCCGGCCGCGCGTGCCCAGAACCCACCGGCGACTGACGATTTTCCGGGAGAGGTGGACAAAGTCTGGCGGGCCGACTGGCGCTATCTGGCGACGCCGCTGAGCCAGCGCGTCGATGCGATCAATGCCGATGCGGTGGGGCTGAACCTACCCAGCGACGTGATCGACAAGATCTACTGGAAGAACGCCAGAAAATTCTTCCAGATCAAAGCCTAA
- the agaR gene encoding transcriptional repressor AgaR: MVATRDTSRRRQEISALVRERGSVQVTDLSERYGVSMQTIRKDLHFLARKGVAERSYGGAISADAVNVVAEPPLETKRAANPDAKSRIGAMAAAMVRPGDSVVLDSGTTTLQIAHHLPDDEEITVLTNDLDILCALARKEHIRVVMLGGALRRRNRAFYGAQTESALSDLHVDKLFLGVDGFDFERGITTHYEPEAMLNRKMAKAARQVIAVTDRSKFGKVCLHRILNVEEIDDLVTDATDEDAVQSAADRLGFRLHRA; encoded by the coding sequence CACGGATCTTTCCGAACGCTATGGCGTATCGATGCAAACGATCCGCAAGGACCTTCATTTCCTTGCGAGGAAGGGCGTTGCCGAACGCTCCTACGGCGGGGCCATATCTGCCGACGCCGTCAATGTAGTCGCCGAGCCGCCGCTGGAGACTAAACGCGCGGCCAATCCCGATGCCAAGTCGCGGATCGGCGCTATGGCGGCGGCCATGGTTCGGCCCGGCGATTCGGTGGTACTCGATTCCGGCACCACGACGCTGCAGATCGCCCATCATCTGCCGGATGATGAGGAAATCACCGTCCTCACCAACGATCTCGACATCCTGTGCGCGCTGGCCCGTAAGGAGCACATCCGCGTGGTCATGCTGGGCGGCGCACTGCGGCGCCGCAACCGCGCCTTCTATGGCGCGCAAACCGAAAGCGCGCTCAGCGACCTGCACGTAGACAAGCTGTTCCTCGGCGTGGACGGTTTCGATTTCGAGCGCGGCATCACCACGCATTACGAACCCGAAGCGATGCTGAACCGAAAGATGGCGAAAGCAGCGCGACAGGTCATCGCGGTGACCGATCGTTCGAAATTCGGCAAAGTCTGCCTGCACCGCATCCTCAATGTGGAAGAGATCGACGACCTCGTCACCGATGCGACCGACGAAGACGCGGTGCAATCCGCCGCCGATCGCCTGGGCTTCCGCCTCCACCGCGCGTGA